The Musa acuminata AAA Group cultivar baxijiao chromosome BXJ2-5, Cavendish_Baxijiao_AAA, whole genome shotgun sequence genomic interval GATAAGGGATTCGGCAACAGCAGTGACTCCAGGTTCTACAACAAGATCTAGCTACTCAATTGCCGGTCACCGGAGAATGCAGAATCCAATGCCACAAAACTTCCCCACTGATTGCGAAATGGAAGAGTTTTTTATGGGGCTAGAGAAACTCCAGCAGCAAATATTCATAGAAAAGTATACAATTCTTCATATTCTTCTCATTTCCTAAACTTACTAGCAAAAGAATGTGCTGCTGCTGAGTTCCATCTGCATCTATTGCTATAAAACCCTGATGTATACCTGGCTATTACCAACCTCTCTTCTTGCCTTTTTGTCTTACTTCCAGGTACAACTACGATCCTGTGAATGACCACCCACTCCCAGGCCGGTATGAATGGGTGGAAATCGACTCGTAGGGAGAACATCATCCAACTATCTCTGTCCAGGAATTCCagaggagagagggagaggagtgcAATGCCAACGGTTTTTGTCACCACATCCAGAGCTCCCTGTTCCGGGTGTAGTGTAATGATCTTTAGAGCTGACAAGGTACTCCTTGGTGAAGAGAAGATGATGCCGAAGCTTATGGTAACTCTTTAAGAGCTCATTCCAAGGTGTGTTGTAGGGCTACTCACCCGATGGAACGGAGATCAACAATGCTGCACCAGAGTTAGTGTTACTAGTAGCTACGAGTTCTTGTGATGGTCGCTAATGGTTCAGAGTGGTCTGTCAGAAATATAAAATGACCCATTTCCCTTTATTCGATCCTTGTGGACACACAACTCTATGTAGGCCAGAAAGAGGCCATGATAGATATGTTCTGGTGAGCATGTTCTTGATGGTACTGTATGTATTAAGCTCTGCCATATGCCGGTGTGTCCATAATGGTCAATGAATGGAGTTGTTTTACCATGGCAGAGCACCTCTCATTCTCATTTTTACTGTTTGATGGTCTTCTGGGAATAATTTCTTTTCATTTCTTTCTCATGTCAGCAGCTGTTGGTTTGTGAAGTATTAACTGGAAAAGATGTTAGTACATGAAATCGATTCTAATGTGATGCTGTGTATGTATATTAAAGATCAGTCGTAAAACTACATTTTCTTTCTGCATCGTTTCCCAAATCATATTTCTTGTTGATGGCTGAAACATTCACGACGCTTTCAGTTTAACCATCACATATGCGATGTTTACAGGAGTGAAATATAAAGACACTAATGCAACTAAAAGCATTCTCCGATATGCATATCAACTGATATCACAGCATCTGTGAGACTAATCTGGCCTTCTCACTGCTCCACCAATGCATCATAAGCATTGAACTTGGCCATTTGTCTCTTTCTGATCACACTTCACCCCTTGTTCTTCCCTTCTCGCATCCATAGATTCGCATAACTCCCGGTTGTAGGAGTAAATGTGGGCCACATATGAGAAGAAGATGAAGTTGAAGACACCAAGAACAGTGAGGAGTGCATAGTAGTAGTCTAGACGTGAGGCATTCAGGTTGTTCAGTATCCATCCCTTGCCATTCTTGCTCGTTATGTCAGCCACCAGTTTTAGGAGAAAGCTGCTGAAGAAATTACCAATCCCATAAGCTGTCAAGGAGAAGGCAGTCCCCAAGCTTTTCATGCTCTCCGGAGCTTGGTCATAGAAGAACTCTATCTTCCCAACGACCAAAAAGGCATCTGCTATTCCCATCAGCACGAACTGAGGAAGCAATATGAAGATGGTGACAGGAATATGGCCTCCCGTCTTGTCTACTCCATGGTTTCTTGCGATGCTTAGCCTTCTTACTTCGGTAAGCGACGCGACCGACATGGAGACGATCTGAAGTGCCAGTCCCACTCCCATTCTCTGGAGCAAGGTGATCCCCCTTGGGTTCTTTGTCCAAACTCTCATGACCTTTACTAAGTAGCAGTCGTAAAGGCCGACCGTTACGAGCATGGAAACAGTGACGAATGCTCCCAGGCTAGCTGGGGGGATTTGGAAGTGCGGCCCAATGTGAAGATCCAAAGTAGTGCCTTGTTTGACGAAGAGGGTGTTGATCTGAGCGATCAGGGTGCAGGGAATGAACATGGCGGCCAGAATCGGCAGCAGTCGTAGAATTCGCTTCGTCTCTTCCACCTGTGTGACCGGGCACAGTGTCCATGGCGTGGTTGGGCTGCATTTTACTGCAGCTTTGTTAAGGAACCTGCACTTTGGAATGGTGAGAGAATGGAGACACTTGCGTTTGATGATAGCGTAACTTGAGTACTTGTGGATGCACTGACCTTAAGCAATCGGTGGAGTCGATCCTGAACTTTCCTTTCTTAGAATACACCTCCAGATCAAGCTCATGAAGCTCCTTTGGGTCATTAGGTATGGGAAGCTTCCACTTCCTTGTCGCAGCCACTATAACCCTTGCCATCCTGGTAAATGGACTTCCTTGGGGCAGTTTGTGCCTGTAATATGGTGTGCCAGCCAAAAAGATCAACACCGAGATCAGCAGACCAAGGGTTGGGATTCCATAACCTAAACTCCATCCCACGTTGTCCTGTATGTAGACCAAGAACGTGTGGGCGAAGAGGGTCCCCACGAAGATGCTGAACATCCACCAGTTGAAGAAGGAGAGCTTGTGCATCTTCTCCTTGGGATCGAACTCATCGAACTGGTCTGCTCCGATGGTCGAGATGTTGGGCTTTGTTCCACCGTTTCCCAGTGCTATTATGTACAGTCCCCCAAAGAAGGCAGCCAACTGCAGTGTTGAAGTTGGCTCGCAGTTTACCTTGCAGGATTCTGGTTTCAGCGGAGAGATGGAGACTGCTAACGTCAGCAAACACATCCCCTGTGAGCATGGAGTTTGGCATTCGTCATGCACAAGTTGAGAAGATGATGACCTCTTTGGATTCGTTTGCCAAAAAAAGACTACTTTTCCCACTGGAATTCTCAAATATTTCACTACCAATAAGATCAAGGAGGATTATTACATGGCCACCGCTATCTTCTTCGGTTCTGACTGTTTGGTAGtgaattatcatatatatttcgGTCAGTGTTAAGATGATATTTAGAAAGGATTGAAAAAAGTACTAAGAGAATATTTCTGAatttataaatatcgagaaagtTGGATGATATATGTTTGACAATCTAACAGCTTAAACTTTTGGATTGAATTGGTGTCAAACTCAATATAACTTTGACTATTGACTCACTTATTGTTAATGGATTTCTAACATGATATTAGAGTCAAGATTTGTAAATGAGTGatgattaaaaagaaaaagaaagataggagagagaaagagaaaagtggatgattaaaaaaaaaagagagagagaaagagctaatgagagagtgagtacaaaaaaataatgattgaaaaaaaaagaattaaatcTGAATGATAAATAGTCAAGTTTTTGATCGTACCATTTATTCTGAGAAGATAATTGAGTCACATAGGAAAAAATGTTAGAAGATATTGTATGTCTCATAAGGAGAAGATTGAAAAAAAGGagtaaacaaataattttatattaatatatatatatatatatatataataattatttaatgaatTAGTGTCTATCGGTATATTAATTAATGAGTTGACAGTACAGATAGGTCATTGACAACAGTATGTAGAAAAAACGATTGATTCGCGCTAACATTACAAGTCAACGTGAATGTGAACTAGCTTGGGAGAACATGAAAGCGACTTCTCAGAGCATGAAACAAATGAATTGAAGAGGAAGTCAGATAAGGATGAACTCAAATAATGGTGAGATGGAAGTCTCGGTTCTCATTTGTTTTGAGTTAATCCATCACCACACAGACAACCAAGATTTTTGCCGATTGTTTGACGGGGAGAAGTCAGTGGCACGGAAGAAAAGTCCACATGGAGGCCAATCGGTTGCCGAAGGATGAAGACGATCGTAGGACAGAAAAGTCTACGAGGAGTCCGACAAGGTCACGATAGCTTCCCGGCGCCGATATCTATGAAAGATTGTCTCTGCTTTGACTATCTTTGTATGCATGGGGAAGACTGGATCTAGCTGCCAACCATGGCAATCATGTCGAAGGGGATTGGCTATAAGTTGAGTTGAGGCAAGGGTGTCCCTTGGCATTCATGGAGTTGGTCCTATGGTGGGTCAGAGCCAACTGGAACAGTCAACGCTTCTATCATGTAAGACATGACGGTCAACGAAATGATTGCTCATGTGAAATGACACCAAATGTAGCGTGTTAGACATTAGGGTTTCTCGGACAGTGGAATCTTATGATAGATTATTAAGGTTTTTTACCAACAAaattaattactttttttttaaaaaaaaattattttttatttcgatGTAAAACCCTATCCCAtacgatatttttattttatggaaATCAAATATGGAGTCATGGAGATGAGCTCcacacaaacttgttgatgtcatGGAGATCCACACGTATCGAATACTTGTTCTTCTAGAAAAGCAGTGCTTTACTGGTGAGGATGGTGAGATGTCTTGTGGTCGCGTATAAGTATACGTTTCCAGTGAGAAAGGTTAAATGCTTGTGTCTACTACAAGTGGAAAATAGATCAGCAATGAATACGAAAACTTGGAGTTAACAGTGTTGAGATAAATTTTGTCTAGCAGCTAAAGATAAAGAGATAAATCTGAGTTGAAGGCAGTGAAATCAAACGAAAAAGGAGAAGTAAACCTGAGTTGAAGGGAGTGAAGTGGAGTTACCGAGAGATAGATggcagaagagaagaggaaggtcCAGTATCGGCCGAGAAGAGCGTCGGCGACGTACGCCCCTAAGACTGGTGTCAAGAACACAGTGCCCACCCAGTTGGTGACGTTGTTTGCTGCATCAACGGTGCCCTGATGGAGCTTGTTGGTCAAATACAGCACCAAGTTGGATGAGATTCCATAGTACGCCATCCTCTCAAACACCTCGTACACTGCACAACAAGAATGATCACCGACCGATGTATGGGAATTAGAAGCTTAGATGGAAGTTATACAAGGCATATTATTTGTTACCAACAACGAAGGAGCAAGCAGTCCATCCGCCTCTCTTGGATCTAAGCACAGGGCTCCCCTTGAGGTCCACGGAGCCATCCTTGGCGTAGTCTCCCTCCCCAGTCTCTCTTATCTCCGCCATTGCCTATGGTGCTTCGAACACTCACGGAGTGGTTGCTCATTTATAGACTCTGTCAGACGCAGATTACCATTTTGTCCTCCGCACTTACTCCTCGCATGGCCTTCCCTCTGTATCCTTCCGTACCCAAGCGTTCATTTCACACTGTACATAGAAGTATGTGCGGGTCAGTGCATAATTATTCAGAGGTTTGATAAGGAAGCGTGGAAACGTCTTCGATGGGGAAGACCTGAGGTGCATGAGTAAGTTTGGGGTCACTGCTATTGCCGTCAGGTCTCCCTCGTTCGGCTGTGCAAGAAGACCGGCATGCCGCCATTGACAGCCTCGCTCCACGCCCTTGGAGTTGCACGCACTGTGAGCTCTTCTTGTTGCTATACTCGACTTCGTCCTCGCAGTTCAATGTACGTCTAACAACAAATAATTGATGTGTGGTTTAGTTCAGCAACCACTATGACATTTGTATCAGAACATGGCTTTGAGATAAATGAATCCCCAAAGTAGTATAAATTATCATCTAAGGAAGGTCGGATGACGAGACGATGGCATTCAAGATCAAAAATAGTAAAGAAACATTCATCATCAAAGCACCAGTGGTCTAGTGGTAGAATAGTACCCTGCCACGGTACAgacccgggttcgattcccggctgGTGCAAGCCATTTTTTAGTAGCTTCAAGAATGCTTCCGCGCATAATTTGATATgagatttataagaaagaaaaggACTTGGCGGCAGCTTGAAAGAAGCGCACGAACAAAGTAATCTATTTATAGAGACTGAATATATAATCTACCTCTATCTTAAAATTACCCCTTTCTCCCGAAAAAGGAAAAACGTGCAGTAGGAATTACTTATAGAGACTGTTAACGCACGCCATCATGTGTTGGGAATGCATAATTTGATTATATGCGACGTACACATTAAGTTCACGAAACATGTAAACTTCAAATATGCCACTGCAATATAAAGCAAAATCCATAGGGAACAAAGAAATGTAGGAATTTTCAGATACAAACGAAACATTCAACACTAAGTCTCAGACAAGTGACCTCTCAAGCAAAGCTTCGATGAGCCTCTCAGGAACTCCAAGAGGTCGTTACAAAATTTTAAATCGACTATTGATAGCTCATCGCAAGTAGTCAAACACTGTATCGACCACCTCTATTCGACTTGTCTCTCCTCGAGTCATCCTGCAGGAggaggaaacaaattaacattctGAGGATAGATGGTAACACATACTATTTTGTTTTTCGGTTCACTTCGAGGTGCTAAATAGAACCAATAAAATTAAGGTAAATAAAAATCTGAATGTAGTGTAAAATGCATTTGAGTCGATATGCTGACATGATAGACTGATTCCTGAGGTTTTAAGGTTGTAAAGGGATGTACATGAAAGCTGTATACGATCTTCTCATTGAAGTCGATGATTTCCTTCCACTTCCGCCCAATGCTCATCTAACAAAGAATTCATCGAGTTAGTTTCAGAACTGAGTACAAAATATTGAGAAACAAGGAAACAAATCTTAAGCATAAGAATAAAAAAGTGATTTAATATCATCGTATGCTTTATTGTTCACTTTTTTCTGGAATTGCGAACAAAATCAGGATCGGCCATAAGGTTTAGGATTAATATCTGGTCAGATCAATAAAATCTGATCATGGAGTCAGGTATTCTATAAAGAACCTAAAGTTAAAGATTGGTTAGGGATCAGCTGGAATCAGAAGGCAATCAGACAGATTGGTGGCATTGGTGAGCATAGGCTGCAATAAGCCTGACAGGTATTGGAACTAGCAAATTGTTAGAACTGGCCACAATCAGTCAGAACTGGTGAGATCAGCCTGGGATCAGCAAAGTACTGTTGATTCTTCCAGTTCATAACGATCCACAAAAAAAATCAGTATAGAACCTCGTGCACCGGGGCATCCTACTTATAGGTGTACACCTCAGCACACTGGTTCTTACCCCTAAAATAGAGAATACACTTATAGGTGTCTGGTAAAGCAATAAAGCTACAAAATGGTGTTTGGTaactttgaaaaccaaagatcttAAAACCTGCTTAGCTGTCTTGTGGACGAAAAAATCATAAGCGATATAGGAAAAAATATCTCATAAAGATTATGGAAGGAAACCAGGTAAGAATTGAGCATGTTAATCTTAATCTCATCAATCTGGTAAGTAAAATAAAGTCTGAGTGTCAATGTCCCTTTATTTTACTTACCTGAGCAGTCAGATTAACAATATTAATCATACTTTATACGGCAGTTTCCCGTTGTCATCAAGATAATATGACACTACACTGTCTTTCATTTTGTATTACTAAGACTTCCATTTTATTTTCCCAAATTTACAACTATGATGCTGTTTACAACTCTTCATCTTTTCAAAGTGCTAAACAACATTAACTCAACCAGTCATACTTGTAACTTCTTGGTGCATTTTGACATTCCTTGAATCCTCTTTGGAGAGTTTTCTGTAATGCAAACTTCTTCAAAATTCAGATTTTAATTTAATGCTTTACTAATATCACCATATTTTTGGTACAAAACAGCATAAGTTGGTGAATAGTGATTAAGCACTCAACGTCACAACTGTTAAGATTCAATCGAATGGTGCAAGCACACATTAAGCATAGCTCACAAATAATGCAGTGGTCATGCCATGAGTGCACGATGGGGCCTTATCATGGACCAACGACACCATcaagtaattaattcaaaaacAGCACCCAAACAGTGCCACCAACATTTTCTTAAAAAGGTAAAGATCACGGTAAAAGAAAGAAACACGAACACCCAATGTTGTATATGACTACCTACAGTGTAAagtaatttatattatattatgtctTTACAGATTAATATCCATCACAAATTTATTCAAGTATGAAAGAAAAGAACCTGAACAGCTTCGTTGCTTGCTGCCTTTGTCCACAACGCAAGCTTGTCCTGCCTTTGGCGTACACTAACAACAATACCACAAATTTCCTCACTCTCTTCAAACTGCTCCCCAATCAAAGCCATCAACTGCAAAATCCAGTTAATTGCATATCAAAAATTACTTAGGATTACAATCTAGTAAATTTCAAAATACTCGCTACAAACTTAAGAGCAAATTactgtcaaaaaaataaaaatgacacacCGTCTCTAGCCACAAGGTGTCAAGAGTGGCCTTTCTGTTACACGTAACAGTCCACTTGCCTCCATTGGCACATTCAGGATCTTCCCATTTGGGTTCTATCCCGGACTTGAAACAGTGGAAGTCGGTGTTAGCAGGCAATTTGCTCGGACGAAAGATCTGATCATACAAGCTGCAAAGAAAAATCAAAACCAAATGCACAATTATTTAGCAAATTTAAAGCTAACATGGAAGATGAGACAAAATTACAAGAGCCCTGGTTAAAGATTGGTCATATAACAACAGAACGAATGCCATAACCTTATTAACATCAGAGGGCTAAAAGTACATAGTCATATGATTCTTACAATGTTCGATTGGGATTATAACGAGTTTTATACCAACTGTTGTTCAACAAAATAAATCACAAAAcagtagaaaaaaagaaaaagatttcaGCACCCAAATGCTTGCAAATTTTGAACACCCTGTTGTGCTGTTTGAGTTGATACTTCTAGAACTCCTAACAATTAAATGGAGAAGCTGTAGTTCAAAGTACCGAGATGATGCTTTATTCCCTTTGAACATGAACTTATAGAAAAAAAGAGTGATAACCACACATGTTCTTACGATAAAAATAAGTATAATTGCTTTCCTATCTTCATCGTTAAGGATTTAGGGTTAAAATCATGATGGAAGGCGTCTCCTCCATTATTCCTTTTTTAAGATCTAAAGAAAGAAGGCTACTAAATAAATCATCAACACGCAAAACTGCAAAGAATCATACAAAGCTATGATTCACTTCCAGGGCAGGCTAGAAAATATGAACACAAGCAAGACGAACAATAAACCCTCTAAAGCACCACAGATCGTAATATAGATCAGGAGGAACAGATCAAACATCAGGGTTGTCGTACCACCAGAACTCCTCGACGGTGTCGAAGGTGTAGACCTTGCGAAGGGCGCTGCCCCAGGCGGCGCCCTGCTTCGGCTTCGACTGGTTGTCGAACCAGAACGTCCACTTCCTCTCCAGGCGGTGTGGCGCCTCTACTCCGCCCTCGCCACCAGAGCTCGCCGCCATCGTCTCGCCCACCTCCGCCATCCTCCTCTCCAATCTCCGTCGACTTTCACACAATCAGAAGCGACGAGACGCCAAAAGAGAGCCGCCACAAGAACGAAGGGTTCGGAGTCGGTCGCATAAATAGTGAGGTTTCTTTACGTAAGCCCCTCACATCATTTCATTTGCAAATAAAGTCCCACGGTTTATAATAAAGTCCCCAAAACGTCTGGGAATTAGTATGAATTAAATCTGATGAAAGAATAACCACCAGCGGTGTTAGGTCCGTAGAAATACATTGTCAACACATGGCTATCTTTTggctttttatttaatataaattttatccgAAATAATTCATTTAAATCAAATTATGACGctgaataaaaaaaatcataaataaattCGTGAGTTGAattatatagaaatatatattaaagataaaatatatattatatagtcaAATCCAAATCTCACGTGTAGAGATTTATGATTTGAGGATTAATTATAAATGGTTTGATCGTATAATTTGAGTGTATGATTGATAAAAATCTCTCTTTATAAATACACAttatgatataaataaaataataagtttTTCAATTATTCATGGTATTAGAGTCCCTTTTGTCTCGAGCAAGACTTTTCCTTGTTCGACGGTAGTATATCCTCTTTTCTATGAGCTTGTTGGCCTCATTCAACCCTAGGTTCATGAAAGTCCTCACCTCCTTTATGATCTTGATCTTGGTGGCATGGGTGTCGAAGTTCTCTAACTTTAGATCAAACGTTGTCTTCTCCATAGGTGGCATTGGCGGGTCTAGGGAAGCCAATGATGATACTCGTGTCAGAAAAATAGCAATGATTATCTATGGTAAGTAAAGAATAGTAGTGATTCTCCTCACCGATGCCTCATACTATTCTTCTTTAAACAACAAACATTCAACTAGTAGATATGTTATCAAAAATCACAATCATAACCTTATGTGATATCCACCATGGGGCTCTATCAAATAAACGAGT includes:
- the LOC103984432 gene encoding protein NRT1/ PTR FAMILY 5.2, encoding MAEIRETGEGDYAKDGSVDLKGSPVLRSKRGGWTACSFVVVYEVFERMAYYGISSNLVLYLTNKLHQGTVDAANNVTNWVGTVFLTPVLGAYVADALLGRYWTFLFSSAIYLSGMCLLTLAVSISPLKPESCKVNCEPTSTLQLAAFFGGLYIIALGNGGTKPNISTIGADQFDEFDPKEKMHKLSFFNWWMFSIFVGTLFAHTFLVYIQDNVGWSLGYGIPTLGLLISVLIFLAGTPYYRHKLPQGSPFTRMARVIVAATRKWKLPIPNDPKELHELDLEVYSKKGKFRIDSTDCLRFLNKAAVKCSPTTPWTLCPVTQVEETKRILRLLPILAAMFIPCTLIAQINTLFVKQGTTLDLHIGPHFQIPPASLGAFVTVSMLVTVGLYDCYLVKVMRVWTKNPRGITLLQRMGVGLALQIVSMSVASLTEVRRLSIARNHGVDKTGGHIPVTIFILLPQFVLMGIADAFLVVGKIEFFYDQAPESMKSLGTAFSLTAYGIGNFFSSFLLKLVADITSKNGKGWILNNLNASRLDYYYALLTVLGVFNFIFFSYVAHIYSYNRELCESMDARREEQGVKCDQKETNGQVQCL
- the LOC103984431 gene encoding eukaryotic translation initiation factor, whose protein sequence is MAEVGETMAASSGGEGGVEAPHRLERKWTFWFDNQSKPKQGAAWGSALRKVYTFDTVEEFWCLYDQIFRPSKLPANTDFHCFKSGIEPKWEDPECANGGKWTVTCNRKATLDTLWLETLMALIGEQFEESEEICGIVVSVRQRQDKLALWTKAASNEAVQMSIGRKWKEIIDFNEKIVYSFHDDSRRDKSNRGGRYSV